The sequence below is a genomic window from Theobroma cacao cultivar B97-61/B2 chromosome 6, Criollo_cocoa_genome_V2, whole genome shotgun sequence.
ACAGAAGACTGTCTCTCTATTACTGTAgcataacaagtaaataaCAAATCACCTGCTTAGTCTTTGAAACTTCAAACGATAGTGGAGAATAAACctgaaaatttacaaaaaaaaattgaggatACAAAAGGTAGTCTAGTTGATATTAGCTCTCAACTCTTCTTGTTAGGAAGTCAATTAAATGTCTACCCTTTTCTAATTTGGGGCCAAGTCTAGTTGTTTTTGTGTAATTAGATGGGGAGAAGTGAACAGCAACAGATTATACCAAGCTTactttagaaatttttaacttgttttcAAGGCATGATTGTCTTGTCCTAGGCATGACATTTTAGACCCCAAAGGATGAGTGACTGCCTAGGTTTTTTCATCTCTTATTTGTTCCCTGTTTCACATAAGTTAAACTGCTCATCACAAACTGTCCCACACCTGAAGAAACCTCATAGCactcttttttaatttgatgtaTGTCAAAAATACCATGAAAATTAGTTAGTTTCTATTTGAACATGCATATTTGATACATATTGTCCTTATGATGCGTTCTGCAGTTTAACACTCATcacaaacttatttttttttatatgttatttacTATTAATATGTCTAAGTTGCTCTAGATTTGTGCAGTTCTGCAGTGAGTGCAAGTGAGGCAGCAAAGGCAGGAATCCCATTAGGAGAATATGAAAACAGTTCTCAAGTAGGTCCTAACTTTAGTCAACTGATAATTTTCCATTAATTGGGTTTTGACGGTTGCTTCTTTGTTTTACAGTTCTGCTTGAATGCTTTAATTTGTTGAACTGACAAAAACTCTTCGTCAAGCATTTCCTGTGAATTTATTTAAGCAAAATCTGTGGTAGACTGAAAAGtttcttctttgttgttgGGCCACTAAGCATTTACAggtcaaaacaaacaaaaaaaatgccattaattactattatatgattatttttcttctgtAGAAATTAGTGCTCTACttctataattttatttcCAGCCTTTAGATTTTCATGGTTCTGACCTATGcttcaaaattcaaactttattATGGTAAGAAGTAGGGTTGCTTTTTGCAGATTGATTTTGCATTtgatgatgttgatataaTAGAGGAAAGAACACTAATTTCAGTCATTGGACGCCGAAGATTGCAAGGTGAGGAGTCCATAATCCAAGAGAAGGTGAGTCGAGTTTTGTTGTCTGTCCTATTTCCATGGCTCTCTAGGCAGAGCCATGGCGTGGAAATTTACCTGAAGACATGTAAGTactcaaaatatttcttaGCATTAATGCTCTGAATTTATACAATCTAAAATTTATTCACACTCTATTTTAATTACTTCAGTCTGAAACACTTATTGCTAACTTTCACTTGCAGTTGGTGCTAAGCATGGCTGATCAGCTTGTATTCATGGTTAAAGAAGATCTATATAAATGTGGTTTAGAAGGTTCTATTCCAGTTCTAGTAGAATCTGTGAGTAGCTAAATGCATCTGCTCACTGCTacaaaggaaggaaaagaatgatgaactgatttaaCACTTATACATTTTTCAGCTCAACTGGTTGGAAACTGCTGAAGAATTGATGACCTATTTTTAGGTGATGCAGAGGTAAGCTCTTTTGAGGACAATATCTCCCATATTTTGCTATCTGTCTGTCTATCTATCTATCATCATTTGCTTTGCTTTGTGCAACTCATCTCCTACCATGCTTTGCTTTGTACTTAACGTGGTTGGGTTATTTCCTTTGgccaaaagaaagaatagtTATAAGGAGCATAACAATGTGATGTTCGTGAAGAATTTTTGTTATCTATAAGTTGATTGCAGCTGCTGAGAAGGGTGTGCAAGCATGCTtaataagtttaaatattttcacaaTTGTATATCTTTCTCAATGCTTTTCTCTTCTGTTTAAATATTAGCTCTCAACTCTTCTTGTTAGGAAGTCAATTAAATGTCTACCCTTTTCTAATTTGGGGCCAAGTCTAGTTGCTTTTTGTGTAATTAGATGGGGAGAAGTGAACAGAAACAGAATATACCAAGCTTACTTTAGcaatttttaacttgttttcAAGGCATGATTGTCTTGTCCTAGGCATGACATTTTAGACCCCAAAGGATGAGTGACTGCCTAGGTTTTTTCATCTCTTATTTGCTCCCTGTTTTACATAAGTTAAACTGCTCATCACAAACTGTCCCACACCCGAAGAAACCTCATAGcactctttttttaattgatgtATGTCAAAAATACCATGATAATTAGTTAGTTTCTATTTGAACATGCATATTTGATACTTATTGTCCTTATGATGCGTTCAATAGATAAGCAAATAGCATACACTTTTCCTATCTGCAAACAAAAAATTCTATTACCCTAACAACAAAATACTTGAAAGAAAATCCAACATAGAGAAATGTTAACATAGTTCTAAAACCACCAAAAGTCTGACTAATGACTACAAAGTTAAAGGAAGATGCAAACTCAACATAATAAATACTCACAATAGAACTATTCTCTTGAAGACTCAAATAAGGCAACAACCGGATAAACATATCGAATGAAGAAAACCTGCATTTTACTCTTAAGAAAGCTTGCTTCACAAATGACTTAACTAGTCCTAGTTACTCTTACCCACCAAATCATATGAACTCAACAGGATCCCAACAGCACAAACCACTTAAGCCTACAAGgcaaaaatcttaaaaatcatttattagCAGCAAAATGTTATTAACCCTTCCAGCATTATAGAAACTAAAGCCATCAGAAGCTCAAATATGCCATACCAAATCAAAATCACTACTGCTGCTGATTCTGCTGCTGATTTTGAGGATTTGGTGGAGGTGGCATTCCTGGACGTGGTGGTCCAAAAACAGGAACAGCACCAGGAGGAGGAGGCATTCCAGGCCGTGGTGGAGGTGGAGCAGGCATTCCAGGCCGTGGAGGCGGTGGAGCTGGAGGTCCTCTCATCATTGGTCCTGGAGGTGGAACCATCGGCCTCTGACCATATTGAGGTGGCGGCACTGGGAACTGCTGAGGAGGTCTTACTCCAAAAGCCGGAGGCGGTACCTGAGGAGGTGGGCCACGTGGCATCTGAGGTGGTTGCGGTTGTCCCGGGTAAGCGCCAGGTGGCATTTGCCCAGGGGGACGGATCACGGGTGGAGCTCCACCAGCAGGAGGGTAAGTCATGGGAGGAGCGGAGAGCTGCGGAACAGGTGGTCGAGACATCTGGGGCTGCATCATCCCGGGAGCAGGACCTCCAACACCACGAACAGGGCCAGCAAGACCAGGCTGGGCCTGAACAAGTGGCCCAGTGGGGATCCCACGGCCAGCAGCACGACCAACACCAGGGCCAGGGACAGCATTAGCGGAAGCAGCCTTGGAACGAGACTCTTCAGGAGGAGGAGGACCCTCGACGGTCATGGAAATAACCTCTTCGCCACGGAGAAGAACAAGGCCAAGGGTTCGACGGTCTTCGCGTTCCTCGTTGGTGTTCGAGTTCTTCTTTCCTTTAGCAGGAGGAAGCTTGCGGAACTCCTCGCAGTCGCCGAGCACGAGATTCATGTGGCGGTCGAAGGCCATGAATTTGCCGACCAGTTGGCGCCCGTCTTGGATGGTGACCCGCATCCGGTAGTTGATGAACTGAAGCATTTTGGAACTCTTGGACATCGACATTGTTGCGATTTTGGAGTGCAGAGGACGATGAGAATGGGAATGGGAATGGAAATGGAAGATAGATTTCTAGGGTTTTGATTTCTCAAGCGGGAGAGATGGAGGGAGTGACTTTCTCTTTTTGACCCGCGCCCATGGTCGGCCCTCTTATTcacttcaaaaaataaatgggcCGGAAAGATAGATAGACCCAATAACTTGTTTGGATGTCcgaaaagtatttttttaattgatcattttattttataaaaaataaaaataaaaaagcaaccaaataaagaaaaataaaaggtcaaaaatttaattacatgGAAAAAACTATGTGAGGCTATAATTGAGAGATAAGATTATTAGGATGTAAAATACGTAACTAAATAcattatgtttcaaaattatgcattttgttaatcacattttaagaTATGCTTACGATATAAATAACTCGGCCAATGGTTTGAGAATTATTcaaaaatccaaaacaaaatgacCGAACGAAAAAATTTGACaatagaaaatataattattaatttgtctttaattggttcaataaaaattcaaaactttgCTAAAATATTTCTCAAGATTTAAAATTGGTAAGGTTctttcaaattaaatcaaattttactACACTTAGTATCGAAGAGgcaaagaataataaaaaatctttacattttttgcataaaaaatgtaatttcaataataaaactcaataatgGTAAAAAGATATCTATCTATATAAGGATCTAGGTTTAATTGCATATTTAGATTTTCAAATCTTTAATCTTTAGGTTTAGAGTTTCACTCTACTTCTCCAttgttttattcaattttataaaattgatcaAAACAAATATAGATAAGCACACACATatgatataatttaaataaagctttatttatattttttgtgattttaacTTTTCTTACATGATatattgtgattttttttcaaataatattttataaataatttatattctcACAAGAGATTAtgttatgttttaattttaaattgcaAAAATATCTgtaaatataaacaaataaattaactttaaattaaaaatattttaataattttattaaacaaaattaacacATTCACAAGGCGTTAAATGGAAAAAAGATATTCATTGACGGctgattgagaaaaaaaaaatcacaggATGCTAtctgaaaaaattaaaactacaAGGGTTGTAAATAGAGTTTTCCCAACAACATATATAGGAATATTTTAAGCTTAGAAACGGCACCGTTTTATGAACAATTTTCGTGACAAGCCCCGTTGCCGTTTGTATAAAAGTGGTGtacattaaaaagaaatgaagaaatagTTAGACGTGAAAActgaaaaaaggaaaaccatTGTTGAGATCTAaggtaaaggaagaaagaaatggcGGCAGCAGCAGCAGTTCCAGATCACTTGTTCAATTTAAGGAACAATTTCTACTTGGGTTCGTATCAGGCCGCCATCAACAACAGCGATCTTCCCAATCTCTCCACCGATGACGCCGTCGAGCGCGACTGCCTCGTTTACCGCTCTTACATCGCTCTCGGCAGCTACCAAGTACGTTAAAccttcccccccccccccgtttttacttttattttattaaatttcttcttgttttctaaaaattttacaaatctCAGTTGGTGATCAATGAGATCGACTCCTCTGCTGCTACTCCTCTCCAAGCCGTTAAATTGCTGGCTCTCTATCTCTCCAACCCTCACGAGAAGGTTCATTCTTTTTAGATCTGCcttctttttatttggttATAGAAAAGATCTGCGAGAAAGTATGGGGAAAAGAGGATGTTTGATTGATTGATGGTTATTGCGTTTTAGGAATCGACGATTTCGAGCTTGAAAGAGTGGTTGTCAGATCCAGCAATTGGAAACAATGCCATCTTAAGGTTGATTGCTGGAATCATTTTCATGCATGAAGAAGATTATAATGAGGCTCTTAAACACACCAATGCTGGTGGCACCATGGAACTGTGAGTTGTCCCGTTCAAGTTCAACTTCATTTATGCTTGCATTCTATTCTATGATGCGTGTGTCATAGAATAATATCAAATTTTGCTTCTTTATTGAAATTGCATGATTTGGCTAGATTTCACTGAATTTTCCCTCCTAGGAACCGACTTGCTTGGACTGACTGCATAATGACCTTTTAGATATTCTCTTTACTTTCTTTCTAGGTAATTTGGAGCCTTCTATGGTTTCACAGCACAGATTTAGCTCTCACTCCGTTGTCCCGCTCGAATATATACCTCAGAAAATGCATTATGgaacaataataaaatttatgggTTATCTAAGAACTACAGTAAACTCATTAGGCTCTTGTATGTTGCAGGTGATTTCTACCTGCTTAAACTATATATTTAGATGAAATATAGGATTATAATTATTCTCTCTCGTCTGTGTTTGTTTTTGAGAATAGTTCGTTTAAAATAACAACATGGAGTATTTACCGTTTCAAGCTTTTGATACCCTGGTGCTAAAGAAGGAATAATTTTGTCAATAAGCCAATTATACGAAAAACCTAAAAGTCATGGTAAAACCCCGCAATGGTGGTTCTGAGTCACCTAGCCATTATCAGCCTGtacaaaacattttatcaaagtGCTTATGTTTAGTGCATATTGCTCATGCTTCATCACCACAAGATTTTCTCTAACTGCTTCTGTATTGTCTTTGCAAGTTGTAGTTTGTGCTGTTATCCTGATACCTTGGGGATCTAATTGGCTGAGATGCTGCGTTGGATAGACTTACACTGACctctttttgattttaatcttAAAAGCCATTTTGATGAAAGATAAATAGTAATTTAATGAGGTCTAAAGCTAGTGATAGTACGATATTTGTTGCTTTTAGGTGACTGGATATGGCTACCATGTCCACCATTTTCTCTAGAGCAGACATTATTGTCTCTGTTTAGTTTGCTTTTTAATCATCTACACTGTTTATTCCATCTTCTCTACCAATTGAATGAAAATCACATGCTCAAATTTGTGTGGCAACTGTTAGCTTAACATTGTATCAGATGAAGTTTTCTTGCTTAAAAGTTGATGTCaagttattttataaaatttttgggGGAAAATACTTATGGAGGTAATTTATGAGTTGATGTCCAATTCCTATGCTTATGTTCTTTCTAGTGACTTCAACTCAATCTTTCAACTGCCAAAGCAAAATCTGCAACTTGTATTTTTACTAGTAAATTGGATACTGTGATGCATCTCCTGAAGTCATCTGGTTTGCTGTATTTAGGCATGCATTGAATGTTCAAATATTCATCAAGATGCACCGGTCAGATTATGCAGAGAAACAGCTAAGGGTCATGCAGCAGATTGATGAGGACCATACACTGACTCAACTAGCAAATGCATGGTTGAATCTAGCAGTGGTACggaatatttttcattttaataatCCTATTAGTGAGAAACCATATGATGCAGGATGCTGTAATGGGTGTTATTCTACCCTTTCAGGGTGGTTCAAAGATACAGGAAGCGTATCTGATTTTCCAAGATTTCTCTGAGAAATATCCAATGACCGGACTGATCCTGAATGGGAAGGCTGTCTGCTGTATGCACATGGGAAACTTTGATGAAGCTGAAACGCTGTTGCTTGAAGCACTTAACAAGGCAAGTTTGAACTGTggatacttttttattttgttaagaCTTAAACATATTATTTGTCAATTATTTTGGTGTTGTTTAGAGCCCTGTGTACAGTGCTAACCACAGTCAATGTGTTTCACGATCATAAATTACTGTGTTTTCAATCTTGGTATCCATTAAGTTTCATGGTGTAAATGTAACCTCTGACTGACACCAAATCATATTGAATTTGACTCTTAGCTTTTCCTAGGGTTTTCTCCTAGCCTCTTATGTTCCTGtcaattttcaagtttttgaTCGATCGCGACACTGAATATTTCACACTCCCAAGTTTTATTGCTGCATTGCAATTAGTtggtttgtttcttttcaaGATTTTATGTAATAAGGGTCGGTTGTCAATTGATATAGGATGCAAAGGATCCTGAAACTCTGGCCAACCTGGTTGTATGCAGTCTTCACCTTGGTAAATCATCTTCACGTTACCTAAGGTAAAGTATCTACTTATATCCTTTATCTTCCTgctcctttgttttttttaaataattgaacTCTCACTTATCCATTTGGATAGTTGACAAGTGTTATACATTTTTTTAAGTGCACTCCATAATATTGTGGTCATAGCTAGTTTAGCCAATCTAAAAAGAGTACATCATGTTCAAGAGTTTGGCAGCTAGATTAATGAGATCCTATACATAAAAGGAGttcccatttattttatttacgtTAGCATGTTTTTTGGCTGTCTATGTTCCTGTCAGATATGTAGAGCACTACAAGCAGAACAAATCTCAGCACCAACTAGCTAAACTCCAAAGTTACTAGTCTTGACTGCCTGTAGGAAACAAATATTAGTCAAGTCTTTAAAAAAACTCCACTATTCTTTTCATTAATCGCCACTGTCCTTATATCCATTGAAGTTTTCTGAAGATATATTTGGTTTCATGTATTTCCTTTTTTGAGAACCTGAGGTAAGGCTAAAAAATATCGCAATTCTGTAGCTTTAGATGAATTGGTGTTTGCTGGTACTGAGCTGAACTTTGCTTATCAATCTACTACTAGAAAAACTAGCTTTGTCTCTTGGCCAGTGGAAAGGTGCATTTTCCAGGCTCCTAACTACGCATGATGAAAACTGATGGTACTACCTTGAATCACTTTGAAATATCAATAGacgttttttaaaaaaataaataggtTGGGCAAAACATGATTCTATCTTTTGACCTCCTTTTTGGTGGAGAGTTGTGATTAGCATTGAGGCAATACCTTATTCACTGATAATGGACTTTTAAGGTAGTGCGCCATACCTTATGCTTAGAGAACACTCCAATTTGCATTGTGAAGAACATATTGGGTCCACATGCAAATCACCCATGGTGCAGCTTACTCCTGCAAAGCGGTGAATGGTTACACAATAGTATTACCATGGCCAAATACAGTAAGTGAGGGGAGTTTCATTCGTGTCCCTGATATTCAATTGAGTTGAAGCGCTTTTATTCTAAACCTAAAAGTGCAAAGTTTATTGTAGCTTGTAGAATATGGAAAATAGTCCTATTCTTGTAACTGAAATGCACTTTAGTGGGATTGTCTATACTCGCGATGCATTCATTGTTAAGTGCATCTTCGTTATTATTTGTGGGGTATTCATGTACGCTTACCATGCAAAACTGCTTATTCCACTACACGGGTAAACTAACTAATTCTTTTGCAGCTGTATCTTATTTTCGCTACTCTGCTATTCTAAACTTAATCGAGGTGCCATGttaattcttttgaaaaatgatcCTAATTCTGACCCTACGATTACTTTGCAGCCAACTGAAGCTCACACATCCAGAGCATGTTCTTGTTAAACGTGCATCATCTGCAGAAGACAGCTTTGAAAGAGCAGTGCAATCAGTTGCTTGAAGATGTCAAGTTAGTTTTCGATAAAAGGTCATCGGTGCCTATTCACAATTGTTATTGCTATTCTTTTGGGTTTTGTAACCTACCGGAATATATGATCGATATGAGGTCTGTCGAACTAAAAGGTCCAAACCTTTAACTAGAATGGTATTTTTTTGGGTATTGTTGGATAAGGTACATTATATATAGTAAATGTTTCTATTACATTTCACCTGTTTCATATGATCTAATGAAAACATGTCTACATTTTCGTCGTAATGGTAGTACTGGCAACTTGTCTTAGTCTTCTTCTATAAAGGGTACTTCTAAACGTTGGGATTATATGATTATTGCCAATGCTGTGTTCATGAGATATATCTTCACCATGAAGAGTTGTAAATTACATAGATTGTGTACTAAAAGATATgtgaatatttaaatgtttacATCATCGTAGGGACAACCAACATCACCTATTAGTTGTGTAAACTCAAAAGTTTGATCAACTATTTTGTTAAATCCATGGTCAGGACAAGAGATGTAGATGAAGTTTActctttctttcaattttctcgAAGAAAAACCGGAACGAACTACCATGTTTTTCCGAGATCAATAGACTGTGacatgttaatttttattaacagGGATTTCAGTAGGCACAAAGCCAGCATTATTGAATATATTGGTAATGAAGCAGAAAAGAAAACAGGAGCAAAAGAATTGATAGAAGCTATACCTGAGCCTGAGCATCATATTATTAAACTATCATTATCTCTTCAAATACAGATATAATGAATTGGCTGCTCCCTATAAACTATCCGAATAATGTAATAGCAAAGGGAAAATTTTCATCTCAAATTTTTCTTCCCCTCTTCTAAGTGACAGGTAGAAGAAAAGCCCGGCTGGAAATCGGAGCCGGTCTGGGGGTCTGCGTTAGCCTTTTGCTATAAAATGCTGTGAAACTATTTGAGAAACCAATCACCCTAAGAGGATCCATATCCATCACGATGTGCCTTTTGCCATCTCCATGCAGTCTGCAAACTCTTCTGGAGTTCGGTATGTTGAGCTGTCCAATTCAGCTCAAGCCTGATCTTAGTTGGATCACTGAAAACTTCGGCATAATCTCCAGGTCGGCGGGGAAGGTAGTCGACTTTGATGTCCACCCCTGTGGCTTTCTTGCATGCCTCCACAAACTCCTTCACTGATCTACCTCTTCCAGTGCCAACATTGTAGATTCCGACTTTGCGGGGTTTTGCCTTCTGAAGAGCTTTCACATGAGCATCAACCAGGTCGGTAACATCTATGTAATCACGTATGCAAGTGCCATCATGTGTTTTGTAGTCTGTTCCCTTGACCTGCAAGAGAGCCCAAAAAACCAGATCAACAAATAAGAATTTAATAGTAGAATATAAGTCACTGAATGCCGCCAAGGTGTAGCTCGAGTTGTTCATGGAAATTTTGGACAATGTACAAAATCAAATTACCAAAAAGCTTAAAGACTTCATCTTGCCATTGTGCACTGAACTAATAAAGGCACAACCATGGACATGTGGATGACAGGTCTGATAACATTACATAATAGTTACAAGTATAAAGACAACATGCAGACAGCACATACCATATTCAATTGAAAAGTATGCTTGTAATAAATAATACACAAAGTTTATTCTATCATACATTTAATGACCTTTGTCAAATGAAAaggcaatcattgttaaacaTGTGAAATGACAGATAATTCTTCATTCAGTCCAGGTCTTCCAAATCTTTCATGAGCTCAATATTTTGCCTAAAGTATTAGGCAGATGAAGGGTTCAGAATGCAAAGATATTGTCAgcagaaaaatatatattatataatctAAGGTCAAAGCATCCAGTTCTGCAAAATCATCGTCCACATTATAAccattcatcaaaatttccctaGCAGTttgtacttaattttttattcactCTTGAGACCACCATCAATTTGATTGAGCCCATACTAGTAAGACCATCGGTTTAGTAGCCTTCTTTGCACTTCCTCATGGGCAGGAAGAGAATAATATTGCCAAAATTATCCAACTATACATCAACGCCCTTTAAAAAAAGGCTGCTGCTGCTACTCTCcatgattaaaaaattaacagcAGAACTTTCAATAAGATCTGCAGTATAATATCTGTCAAACTGTTATATAAATTGCAGTATAACTAGTTACTCAATTCTTGACCCCAAGTTTAGCTAGAAATACTAAGCAATCACTAAAGATGAACAAAGTCAAGGGGTTAAAGGAGTAGCCTACCTTTAGACCAGGAATGATACCACGAGCTGCATCAAAACAAGCACCTGAAATTCGTCCATGCTCACGCAACTCAGGTCTGGGAGCCTCACCTAATCTTCCTTCAGGATCTGACCCGATCACATTGAAGTATCTGAAAGTTATTCACccaaaaatatatgaattcaTAACCACTGgcaatttttttgtaattctcaaatttttaatctGCGGAAGGAAAAATAAGAAGGAAAAGCATATTGTTCGACTATTTCTGGTCAGAACCCTACACATTGAATATGGGACATGGAGTTCTTTGGGGTCTTCAGATGTCACTAATCCTAAATTTGTGATTATAATGATCTGAATTAAGCAAGCTTCTAAGCTTCATTTTGCCTATGATCTAGAAATACAAAAGTATATGTCTCATACTTGCAGTTGTTAACTGGCAGAACAATCACAACT
It includes:
- the LOC18595105 gene encoding small nuclear ribonucleoprotein-associated protein B, which produces MSMSKSSKMLQFINYRMRVTIQDGRQLVGKFMAFDRHMNLVLGDCEEFRKLPPAKGKKNSNTNEEREDRRTLGLVLLRGEEVISMTVEGPPPPEESRSKAASANAVPGPGVGRAAGRGIPTGPLVQAQPGLAGPVRGVGGPAPGMMQPQMSRPPVPQLSAPPMTYPPAGGAPPVIRPPGQMPPGAYPGQPQPPQMPRGPPPQVPPPAFGVRPPQQFPVPPPQYGQRPMVPPPGPMMRGPPAPPPPRPGMPAPPPPRPGMPPPPGAVPVFGPPRPGMPPPPNPQNQQQNQQQ
- the LOC18595106 gene encoding coatomer subunit epsilon-1; protein product: MAAAAAVPDHLFNLRNNFYLGSYQAAINNSDLPNLSTDDAVERDCLVYRSYIALGSYQLVINEIDSSAATPLQAVKLLALYLSNPHEKESTISSLKEWLSDPAIGNNAILRLIAGIIFMHEEDYNEALKHTNAGGTMELHALNVQIFIKMHRSDYAEKQLRVMQQIDEDHTLTQLANAWLNLAVGGSKIQEAYLIFQDFSEKYPMTGLILNGKAVCCMHMGNFDEAETLLLEALNKDAKDPETLANLVVCSLHLGKSSSRYLSQLKLTHPEHVLVKRASSAEDSFERAVQSVA